GAGAgcactttcttcttcttggctTCATCATCTGCCCTCTTCTTagcctcctcatcctcttttctctgtctctcctcctgtAAAGTCATCTTTACTTTTAAATTGCTCTTTTATTTGGTGAAGGGTCAAAACATTCATACTCAACAACATACATAACACAAAGTTAATTGTTAATCACCGCAAtccttgtctgtctgtcccgCTCTTTCTCAGCCCTCACACGCTGCTGCTCAGCTCTTTCTGCCCGGCGGCTCTCCTAAAACAGAAAAACCAGGTCCGCTTGGCTCATTAATTACTTACTGTTACTCTCAATGATCAGTTAAGGTAAACTTTGTCCAGACAAACAGATGGGAAAAGGCATTACAATCCTGTCTTTGAGTCCAATcagctcctcttcttctttcttccgCTGCTCAAAGTGGACATCAATCAGTGTCTGCAGCTCCAGAAGATCTTTCTCCATCCTTTTCCTGTGGATGTCCTGCGGAACAAGCGCATACACATATCAGGTTTCATTAATGCTGTTTCTGACGCCTGAATCATTTTCTATTAACAACAAACTCAGGGGAACATACATCAAAGTCAACCCTCTCTCCCTCGGGGATTTTTGGGGCACCGAGCTGTGAGACCATTGGCCTGTAAAATAACAGGAAGGCAGatcaacatatactgtacattttttgtgATTGATCAAGTTTTAATTCATTACCATGTTAATACTCACTTGTATTTGGGCCGTTCTCCTTCAACATGACAGCCAAAATAGTGAAGAGAAAGTGAATCAATAACCACATGAAAAGTAAAccagattattttcataaacCACAGtgttaaactaaaaaaaacacaacagttaaGCTTGAACAggcaaataaaagaaacagtcaTGAGGGAATATGAATAAAGTTgagttttaacacatttatgtAAATGGCCATGACTCATGCACTGCCCTATAGGCAAACTGCACTTTATTTGCTGTTACAGTTTGGCAgtttaaaaggttttaaattcatatttgtGTGCTTTGCATGCTACTGATGATGGACAGTATGTAaatcaatatttacattttgaaggTTCACCTGTGAGGATACTTGTAAAATTGTTAAAATCATTCAGATTCACATAAAGTTGTTTTGCCTCTGGTAGAAATGGTGTTATTTCTAAATCATCACATTCTCACCTCCCTCTCCCTGCTCCTCATCTTCTTCTGAGGGAGGAATGAGTGACAGTGATCAGTGTGATTGACAAGAGATGAGATGAAACAgctacatttattaaaaaagtgAATGGCCTTACCGTCTTGATGACCTCTAAATAAGAAAGaatttaac
This sequence is a window from Thunnus albacares chromosome 20, fThuAlb1.1, whole genome shotgun sequence. Protein-coding genes within it:
- the LOC122971178 gene encoding troponin T, slow skeletal muscle-like, which produces MSDFEYHGGHQDEEDEEQGEGGERPKYKPMVSQLGAPKIPEGERVDFDDIHRKRMEKDLLELQTLIDVHFEQRKKEEEELIGLKDRIESRRAERAEQQRVRAEKERDRQTRIAEERQRKEDEEAKKRADDEAKKKKVLSNMGAHFGGFLAKVEQRRGKKQTAREIKKKTLAERRKPLALENLREDGLRQRANEMWEWIYQLESEKFDLTEKMKRQKYEINVLLNRIQHAQKFKKVHGKGKVGGRWK